In Chloroflexota bacterium, a single window of DNA contains:
- a CDS encoding IS110 family transposase codes for MEVVNPRCCGLDVHKKTVVACIITPEKKETRTFSTMTNDLLKLKEWLTEYSVTHVALESTGVLWKPVYNLLEGDFTVLVVNAFHIKTVPGRKTDVKDAEWIADLLKHGLLRGSFIPDRGQRELRELTRYRRGLIQQRADVVNRIQKVLEGANIKLSSVATDVVGASGRAMLEAMVQGTDDPRVLAALAKGRMRNKITQLEEALQGLVGPHQRMLLASQLRHLTFLDEEIERLDMEVAERMRPFEETMERMDDIHGMGRRSSEEVLAEIGVDMSRFPTVAHIASWAGLCPGNNESAGKRKSGRTCHGDTWLQSILVQVAWAAARTKNTYLSALYHRLAARRGAKRAIIAVAHAILTIIYSMLRNHSHYRDLGATYFDQLNRQSVVRRSVHRLESLGYSVTLNPAPSPAVPEPVFSE; via the coding sequence ATGGAAGTAGTGAACCCTAGGTGCTGTGGGCTGGACGTGCACAAGAAGACGGTGGTGGCATGTATCATTACGCCAGAAAAGAAGGAAACCCGCACCTTCTCCACCATGACTAACGACCTCTTGAAGCTCAAGGAATGGCTTACGGAGTACAGTGTGACCCATGTGGCCTTGGAGAGCACCGGTGTGCTGTGGAAGCCGGTGTACAACCTGCTGGAGGGAGATTTCACCGTGCTGGTGGTCAATGCCTTTCACATAAAGACTGTGCCGGGCAGAAAGACGGACGTCAAGGACGCAGAATGGATCGCCGATTTGCTTAAGCATGGGCTGTTGCGCGGCAGCTTCATCCCTGACCGAGGGCAGCGGGAACTGAGGGAACTGACACGCTATCGCCGTGGCCTTATCCAGCAGCGGGCCGATGTGGTGAACCGGATCCAGAAGGTGCTGGAGGGCGCTAATATAAAACTCAGTTCCGTGGCTACCGATGTGGTAGGAGCCTCGGGTCGGGCCATGCTGGAGGCGATGGTCCAGGGCACGGATGACCCCAGAGTGCTGGCGGCCTTGGCCAAGGGACGCATGCGGAACAAAATTACCCAGCTCGAGGAGGCTCTTCAGGGACTGGTGGGCCCGCACCAACGGATGCTTCTTGCCAGCCAGCTTCGTCATCTTACCTTCCTCGATGAAGAGATAGAGCGTCTGGATATGGAGGTGGCGGAGCGCATGCGCCCTTTTGAAGAGACGATGGAGAGGATGGACGACATACACGGCATGGGCCGAAGGTCATCCGAGGAGGTGCTGGCCGAAATCGGGGTAGACATGAGCCGGTTTCCCACGGTTGCCCATATAGCCTCATGGGCTGGTTTATGTCCAGGAAATAACGAGAGCGCCGGCAAGCGCAAGAGCGGGCGCACTTGCCACGGGGACACATGGTTGCAGTCAATCCTGGTGCAGGTTGCCTGGGCAGCCGCACGCACCAAAAACACATACCTCTCAGCACTGTACCATCGGCTTGCTGCGCGCAGGGGCGCTAAGCGGGCTATAATCGCAGTAGCGCATGCCATCCTAACCATCATATACTCCATGCTTCGTAACCACAGCCATTATCGCGATCTGGGAGCGACCTATTTTGACCAACTTAACCGACAGTCTGTCGTCCGCCGTTCTGTCCACCGTCTCGAAAGTCTCGGCTATAGCGTGACCCTGAACCCAGCCCCATCCCCAGCAGTGCCAGAACCGGTATTTTCGGAGTAA
- a CDS encoding TM2 domain-containing protein — protein MERIPRLTVHDLTERELLVLRDETAMRKKSHIAVWLLWVFLGVFGAHRFYLGRIGTGITPKIPVLALLGMGLGSGSRYSRDFRDGGQNGGRQTVG, from the coding sequence ATGGAACGCATTCCAAGGCTCACGGTTCACGATTTGACAGAAAGAGAGCTTCTAGTTCTTCGGGACGAGACTGCCATGCGGAAGAAGAGCCATATTGCTGTTTGGCTTCTGTGGGTATTCTTAGGCGTGTTCGGGGCGCATCGCTTTTACCTTGGGCGCATCGGTACTGGCATTACTCCGAAAATACCGGTTCTGGCACTGCTGGGGATGGGGCTGGGTTCAGGGTCACGCTATAGCCGAGACTTTCGAGACGGTGGACAGAACGGCGGACGACAGACTGTCGGTTAA